A section of the Oncorhynchus tshawytscha isolate Ot180627B linkage group LG09, Otsh_v2.0, whole genome shotgun sequence genome encodes:
- the LOC112258287 gene encoding CREB3 regulatory factor isoform X1, giving the protein MPQPSISGMDPPFGDFFQTYTFADQALTSTDLLASNTDPDFMYELDREMTNRQSPKGDHFTVGDYKEMECGEYLLELVDSDPDYSSNFEQWDTYWEDMTKYTRFTSCDIWGTKEAGLDDFSSPYQDEEVIGQTPTLAQLNSEDSQPPVCDTLYHPDLLMGGQKQHTSLPPLSLGKKMAARPGPSFSASCTNLVRDPLGDFAEGSLSATWPVPSTTETMSKAQGPSKMAALGHHCNDYVRKATVRVSMPRRPLVDMPMASHQIESEDHSPYPSKPPEVATTSGCAAPVAAPATAASASILAYEKREELPCRVMPPASVGTSGAVPPILHYPVAGAKASETLLTASGSGLGHDPVSDKKKEEEHNYSLFLTRARLAGKTLTEMDEEEEEEEEEVGEMEDEEDAEGVELDEDHDEGFGSEHELSENDDDDDEDDDDEEDDDYEGDKDDDMSDTFSEPGSHVSGCDNDTVGDVKGLTAGISRKRGKRRYFWEYSEQLTPSKQERMLKPSEWDRQTLPSNLYQRNGPHHGKYNLKKSRRTDVEDLTPNPRKLLQIGNELRKLNKVISDLTPVSELPITARPRSRKEKNKLASRACRLKKKAQYEANKVKLWGLGTEYDRLLFVINTIKEEMVNRVQDICDKETSITETLDKLIEETLVKSPVAGETSDFVNQILENTGKGDPTGGLVGLRVPTSRV; this is encoded by the exons ATGCCTCAG CCCAGCATCAGTGGAATGGATCCTCCCTTTGGGGATTTCTTTCAAACTTATACTTTTGCTGACCAGGCACTAACCAGCACAGACCTGTTGGCGAGTAACACAGACCCAGACTTCATGTACGAACTG GATAGAGAGATGACCAATCGCCAAAGCCCTAAAGGTGATCACTTCACAGTGGGGGACTACAAGGAGATGGAGTGTGGGGAGTACCTCTTGGAGCTGGTGGACAGTGACCCGGACTACAGCTCTAACTTTGAGCAGTGGGATACGTACTGGGAGGACATGACCAAGTACACCCGCTTTACCAGCTGTGACATCTGGGGCACCAAGGAGGCAGGCCTGGATGACTTCTCCAGCCCCTACCAGGACGAGGAGGTGATTGGCCAGACCCCCACCCTGGCCCAGCTCAACAGCGAGGACTCGCAACCACCTGTGTGTGACACGCTTTACCACCCTGATCTGCTGATGGGGGGCCAGAAGCAGCacacctccctccccccactctccctgGGCAAGAAGATGGCCGCCCGCCCGGGCCCCTCGTTCTCCGCCTCCTGCACCAACCTGGTCAGGGACCCCCTGGGTGACTTTGCAGAGGGTTCCCTGAGTGCCACTTGGCCTGTCCCCTCCACCACAGAGACTATGTCCAAGGCCCAGGGTCCCAGCAAGATGGCTGCTCTGGGCCACCACTGCAACGACTATGTGCGCAAGGCCACGGTTCGCGTCAGCATGCCTCGCCGGCCCCTAGTCGACATGCCCATGGCCTCCCATCAGATTGAGTCTGAAGACCACTCCCCGTACCCCAGCAAGCCCCCTGAGGTGGCCACCACGTCTGGCTGTGCTGCCCCTGTGGCTGCTCCTGCTACTGCAGCCTCTGCCAGCATCCTGGCCTATGAGAAGAGAGAAGAGCTGCCTTGCCGGGTAATGCCCCCCGCCTCAGTGGGCACATCTGGAGCTGTGCCCCCCATCCTCCACTACCCTGTGGCTGGGGCCAAGGCCAGCGAGACTCTGCTGACTGCCAGTGGGAGTGGCCTGGGACATGACCCAGTCTCTGACAAAAAGAAGGAAGAGGAGCACAACTACTCCCTGTTCCTAACCCGAGCCAGGCTGGCTGGGAAAACCCTCACTGagatggatgaggaggaggaggaggaagaagaagaggtgggggagatggaggatgaggaagaTGCTGAGGGGGTGGAGCTGGATGAAGATCATGATGAGGGTTTCGGCAGTGAGCATGAGCTCTCTGagaacgatgatgatgatgatgaggatgatgatgatgaggaggatgatgattATGAGGGCGATAAAGATGACGACATGAGTGACACCTTCTCCGAGCCAGGTAGCCATGTATCAG GATGTGACAATGACACGGTGGGGGACGTGAAGGGCCTGACAGCAgggatctccaggaagaggggcAAACGCCGCTACTTCTGGGAGTACAGCGAGCAGCTCACCCCCTCTAAGCAGGAGCGCATGCTCAAGCCCTCCGAGTGGGACAGACAGACCCTGCCCAGCAACCTCTACCAGAGGAACGGCCCACACCACG GGAAGTACAATCTGAAGAAGTCTCGACGGACGGACGTGGAggacctaacccctaaccctcggAAGCTGCTGCAGATCGGTAACGAGTTGCGTAAGCTCAACAAGGTGATCAGTGACCTGACCCCGGTCAGCGAGCTGCCCATCACAGCCCGCCCTCGCTCCCGCAAGGAGAAGAACAAACTGGCCTCCAG GGCCTGTCGGCTGAAGAAGAAGGCTCAGTATGAGGCCAATAAAGTCAAGCTGTGGGGTCTGGGCACAGAATATG ATCGGCTTCTGTTTGTCATCAACACCATAAAGGAAGAGATGGTGAACAGAGTGCAGGATATCTGCGACAAGGAAACAAGCATAACTGAAACGTTGGACAAACTCATCGAAGAAACCCTTG TGAAGTCCCCAGTTGCCGGGGAGACTTCAGACTTTGTGAACCAGATCCTGGAGAACACTGGCAAGGGGGATCCCACCGGAGGTCTGGTCGGGCTGCGCGTACCCACATCTAGAGTGTAG
- the LOC112258287 gene encoding CREB3 regulatory factor isoform X2, with the protein MPQPSISGMDPPFGDFFQTYTFADQALTSTDLLASNTDPDFMYELDREMTNRQSPKGDHFTVGDYKEMECGEYLLELVDSDPDYSSNFEQWDTYWEDMTKYTRFTSCDIWGTKEAGLDDFSSPYQDEEVIGQTPTLAQLNSEDSQPPVCDTLYHPDLLMGGQKQHTSLPPLSLGKKMAARPGPSFSASCTNLVRDPLGDFAEGSLSATWPVPSTTETMSKAQGPSKMAALGHHCNDYVRKATVRVSMPRRPLVDMPMASHQIESEDHSPYPSKPPEVATTSGCAAPVAAPATAASASILAYEKREELPCRVMPPASVGTSGAVPPILHYPVAGAKASETLLTASGSGLGHDPVSDKKKEEEHNYSLFLTRARLAGKTLTEMDEEEEEEEEEVGEMEDEEDAEGVELDEDHDEGFGSEHELSENDDDDDEDDDDEEDDDYEGDKDDDMSDTFSEPGCDNDTVGDVKGLTAGISRKRGKRRYFWEYSEQLTPSKQERMLKPSEWDRQTLPSNLYQRNGPHHGKYNLKKSRRTDVEDLTPNPRKLLQIGNELRKLNKVISDLTPVSELPITARPRSRKEKNKLASRACRLKKKAQYEANKVKLWGLGTEYDRLLFVINTIKEEMVNRVQDICDKETSITETLDKLIEETLVKSPVAGETSDFVNQILENTGKGDPTGGLVGLRVPTSRV; encoded by the exons ATGCCTCAG CCCAGCATCAGTGGAATGGATCCTCCCTTTGGGGATTTCTTTCAAACTTATACTTTTGCTGACCAGGCACTAACCAGCACAGACCTGTTGGCGAGTAACACAGACCCAGACTTCATGTACGAACTG GATAGAGAGATGACCAATCGCCAAAGCCCTAAAGGTGATCACTTCACAGTGGGGGACTACAAGGAGATGGAGTGTGGGGAGTACCTCTTGGAGCTGGTGGACAGTGACCCGGACTACAGCTCTAACTTTGAGCAGTGGGATACGTACTGGGAGGACATGACCAAGTACACCCGCTTTACCAGCTGTGACATCTGGGGCACCAAGGAGGCAGGCCTGGATGACTTCTCCAGCCCCTACCAGGACGAGGAGGTGATTGGCCAGACCCCCACCCTGGCCCAGCTCAACAGCGAGGACTCGCAACCACCTGTGTGTGACACGCTTTACCACCCTGATCTGCTGATGGGGGGCCAGAAGCAGCacacctccctccccccactctccctgGGCAAGAAGATGGCCGCCCGCCCGGGCCCCTCGTTCTCCGCCTCCTGCACCAACCTGGTCAGGGACCCCCTGGGTGACTTTGCAGAGGGTTCCCTGAGTGCCACTTGGCCTGTCCCCTCCACCACAGAGACTATGTCCAAGGCCCAGGGTCCCAGCAAGATGGCTGCTCTGGGCCACCACTGCAACGACTATGTGCGCAAGGCCACGGTTCGCGTCAGCATGCCTCGCCGGCCCCTAGTCGACATGCCCATGGCCTCCCATCAGATTGAGTCTGAAGACCACTCCCCGTACCCCAGCAAGCCCCCTGAGGTGGCCACCACGTCTGGCTGTGCTGCCCCTGTGGCTGCTCCTGCTACTGCAGCCTCTGCCAGCATCCTGGCCTATGAGAAGAGAGAAGAGCTGCCTTGCCGGGTAATGCCCCCCGCCTCAGTGGGCACATCTGGAGCTGTGCCCCCCATCCTCCACTACCCTGTGGCTGGGGCCAAGGCCAGCGAGACTCTGCTGACTGCCAGTGGGAGTGGCCTGGGACATGACCCAGTCTCTGACAAAAAGAAGGAAGAGGAGCACAACTACTCCCTGTTCCTAACCCGAGCCAGGCTGGCTGGGAAAACCCTCACTGagatggatgaggaggaggaggaggaagaagaagaggtgggggagatggaggatgaggaagaTGCTGAGGGGGTGGAGCTGGATGAAGATCATGATGAGGGTTTCGGCAGTGAGCATGAGCTCTCTGagaacgatgatgatgatgatgaggatgatgatgatgaggaggatgatgattATGAGGGCGATAAAGATGACGACATGAGTGACACCTTCTCCGAGCCAG GATGTGACAATGACACGGTGGGGGACGTGAAGGGCCTGACAGCAgggatctccaggaagaggggcAAACGCCGCTACTTCTGGGAGTACAGCGAGCAGCTCACCCCCTCTAAGCAGGAGCGCATGCTCAAGCCCTCCGAGTGGGACAGACAGACCCTGCCCAGCAACCTCTACCAGAGGAACGGCCCACACCACG GGAAGTACAATCTGAAGAAGTCTCGACGGACGGACGTGGAggacctaacccctaaccctcggAAGCTGCTGCAGATCGGTAACGAGTTGCGTAAGCTCAACAAGGTGATCAGTGACCTGACCCCGGTCAGCGAGCTGCCCATCACAGCCCGCCCTCGCTCCCGCAAGGAGAAGAACAAACTGGCCTCCAG GGCCTGTCGGCTGAAGAAGAAGGCTCAGTATGAGGCCAATAAAGTCAAGCTGTGGGGTCTGGGCACAGAATATG ATCGGCTTCTGTTTGTCATCAACACCATAAAGGAAGAGATGGTGAACAGAGTGCAGGATATCTGCGACAAGGAAACAAGCATAACTGAAACGTTGGACAAACTCATCGAAGAAACCCTTG TGAAGTCCCCAGTTGCCGGGGAGACTTCAGACTTTGTGAACCAGATCCTGGAGAACACTGGCAAGGGGGATCCCACCGGAGGTCTGGTCGGGCTGCGCGTACCCACATCTAGAGTGTAG
- the bnip1b gene encoding vesicle transport protein SEC20, whose protein sequence is MASSQDVHVRICGQEIIKYDLEIKALIQDIRECPGPQSVLMDFNSKVKEKLNQLRLRIQNMEQMAKEQDRETDKQAILSETESHRRQNLSNQTAWRKANLACKLSIDNLEKDQLLNGGDSTVRQRKATKESLVQTSGDITESLMSISRMMAQSVSQSEETIGTLATSSRTVLETDEEFKSMTGTIHLGRKLISKYNRRELTDKLLIFLAVALFLATVLYILKKRLFPFI, encoded by the exons atggCGTCTTCCCAGGATGTCCACGTCCGTATTTGTGGACAAGAAATAATCAAATATGATCTCGAAATTAAAGCTCTCATTCAG GACATTAGAGAATGTCCGGGGCCACAAAGTGTGCTGATGGATTTCAACTCCAAAGTAAAAGAGAAATTAAATCAACTGCGACTGAGAATCCAG AATATGGAACAAATGGCTAAGgaacaagacagagagacagacaaacaagcCATcctgagtgagacagagagtcaTCGCAGACAGAATCTGAG TAACCAGACAGCTTGGAGGAAGGCAAACTTGGCATGTAAACTGTCCATTGACAACCTTGAGAAAGATCAACTTCTGAATGGTGGAGACTCTACTGTGAGACAGCG gAAAGCAACTAAGGAGAGTCTGGTCCAGACATCTGGTGACATCACAGAGAGCCTGATGAGCATCAGTCGTATGATGGCCCAGTCGGTGTCTCAGAGTGAGGAGACCATCGGCACTCTGG CTACATCTTCAAGAACAGTCCTGGAAACGGATGAAGAGTTCAAATCCATGACAGGAACCATACATTTGGGAAGGAAACTGATCTCGAAGTATAATCGACGAGAATTGACTGACAAACTACTCATCTTTCTAGCAGTAGCTTTGTTTTTAGCCACTGTCTTGTACATTTTGAAAAAAAGGCTGTTTCCATTCATTTAG
- the LOC112258287 gene encoding CREB3 regulatory factor isoform X3 yields MPQALTSTDLLASNTDPDFMYELDREMTNRQSPKGDHFTVGDYKEMECGEYLLELVDSDPDYSSNFEQWDTYWEDMTKYTRFTSCDIWGTKEAGLDDFSSPYQDEEVIGQTPTLAQLNSEDSQPPVCDTLYHPDLLMGGQKQHTSLPPLSLGKKMAARPGPSFSASCTNLVRDPLGDFAEGSLSATWPVPSTTETMSKAQGPSKMAALGHHCNDYVRKATVRVSMPRRPLVDMPMASHQIESEDHSPYPSKPPEVATTSGCAAPVAAPATAASASILAYEKREELPCRVMPPASVGTSGAVPPILHYPVAGAKASETLLTASGSGLGHDPVSDKKKEEEHNYSLFLTRARLAGKTLTEMDEEEEEEEEEVGEMEDEEDAEGVELDEDHDEGFGSEHELSENDDDDDEDDDDEEDDDYEGDKDDDMSDTFSEPGSHVSGCDNDTVGDVKGLTAGISRKRGKRRYFWEYSEQLTPSKQERMLKPSEWDRQTLPSNLYQRNGPHHGKYNLKKSRRTDVEDLTPNPRKLLQIGNELRKLNKVISDLTPVSELPITARPRSRKEKNKLASRACRLKKKAQYEANKVKLWGLGTEYDRLLFVINTIKEEMVNRVQDICDKETSITETLDKLIEETLVKSPVAGETSDFVNQILENTGKGDPTGGLVGLRVPTSRV; encoded by the exons ATGCCTCAG GCACTAACCAGCACAGACCTGTTGGCGAGTAACACAGACCCAGACTTCATGTACGAACTG GATAGAGAGATGACCAATCGCCAAAGCCCTAAAGGTGATCACTTCACAGTGGGGGACTACAAGGAGATGGAGTGTGGGGAGTACCTCTTGGAGCTGGTGGACAGTGACCCGGACTACAGCTCTAACTTTGAGCAGTGGGATACGTACTGGGAGGACATGACCAAGTACACCCGCTTTACCAGCTGTGACATCTGGGGCACCAAGGAGGCAGGCCTGGATGACTTCTCCAGCCCCTACCAGGACGAGGAGGTGATTGGCCAGACCCCCACCCTGGCCCAGCTCAACAGCGAGGACTCGCAACCACCTGTGTGTGACACGCTTTACCACCCTGATCTGCTGATGGGGGGCCAGAAGCAGCacacctccctccccccactctccctgGGCAAGAAGATGGCCGCCCGCCCGGGCCCCTCGTTCTCCGCCTCCTGCACCAACCTGGTCAGGGACCCCCTGGGTGACTTTGCAGAGGGTTCCCTGAGTGCCACTTGGCCTGTCCCCTCCACCACAGAGACTATGTCCAAGGCCCAGGGTCCCAGCAAGATGGCTGCTCTGGGCCACCACTGCAACGACTATGTGCGCAAGGCCACGGTTCGCGTCAGCATGCCTCGCCGGCCCCTAGTCGACATGCCCATGGCCTCCCATCAGATTGAGTCTGAAGACCACTCCCCGTACCCCAGCAAGCCCCCTGAGGTGGCCACCACGTCTGGCTGTGCTGCCCCTGTGGCTGCTCCTGCTACTGCAGCCTCTGCCAGCATCCTGGCCTATGAGAAGAGAGAAGAGCTGCCTTGCCGGGTAATGCCCCCCGCCTCAGTGGGCACATCTGGAGCTGTGCCCCCCATCCTCCACTACCCTGTGGCTGGGGCCAAGGCCAGCGAGACTCTGCTGACTGCCAGTGGGAGTGGCCTGGGACATGACCCAGTCTCTGACAAAAAGAAGGAAGAGGAGCACAACTACTCCCTGTTCCTAACCCGAGCCAGGCTGGCTGGGAAAACCCTCACTGagatggatgaggaggaggaggaggaagaagaagaggtgggggagatggaggatgaggaagaTGCTGAGGGGGTGGAGCTGGATGAAGATCATGATGAGGGTTTCGGCAGTGAGCATGAGCTCTCTGagaacgatgatgatgatgatgaggatgatgatgatgaggaggatgatgattATGAGGGCGATAAAGATGACGACATGAGTGACACCTTCTCCGAGCCAGGTAGCCATGTATCAG GATGTGACAATGACACGGTGGGGGACGTGAAGGGCCTGACAGCAgggatctccaggaagaggggcAAACGCCGCTACTTCTGGGAGTACAGCGAGCAGCTCACCCCCTCTAAGCAGGAGCGCATGCTCAAGCCCTCCGAGTGGGACAGACAGACCCTGCCCAGCAACCTCTACCAGAGGAACGGCCCACACCACG GGAAGTACAATCTGAAGAAGTCTCGACGGACGGACGTGGAggacctaacccctaaccctcggAAGCTGCTGCAGATCGGTAACGAGTTGCGTAAGCTCAACAAGGTGATCAGTGACCTGACCCCGGTCAGCGAGCTGCCCATCACAGCCCGCCCTCGCTCCCGCAAGGAGAAGAACAAACTGGCCTCCAG GGCCTGTCGGCTGAAGAAGAAGGCTCAGTATGAGGCCAATAAAGTCAAGCTGTGGGGTCTGGGCACAGAATATG ATCGGCTTCTGTTTGTCATCAACACCATAAAGGAAGAGATGGTGAACAGAGTGCAGGATATCTGCGACAAGGAAACAAGCATAACTGAAACGTTGGACAAACTCATCGAAGAAACCCTTG TGAAGTCCCCAGTTGCCGGGGAGACTTCAGACTTTGTGAACCAGATCCTGGAGAACACTGGCAAGGGGGATCCCACCGGAGGTCTGGTCGGGCTGCGCGTACCCACATCTAGAGTGTAG